TCTGAATATGATTCAGAATGTGGTAACGAATGTTGCTAAAAAAGAAAATTACGATATAGTAATCGACACTAATGCTGTACTGTATCACAGTATTCGTGTTACGGATATTACCAATTCTGTAATGAAACAAGTTGGATAAGTTATGATCGAAATGCGATTATCTGATCTAGCACAACAGTTAAATGCTAAATTACATGGAGATGAAAATATTATTATTACTGGTGTTGCTTCTATAAATAACGCACAAGTAGGACATATTACTTTTTTAAAAGATCAGCGATTTCTAAGTCAACTAAGCTCCTGTCGAGCCTCAGCAGTCATATTGTCTAAAAACAACTTAATTTTTTGTAAGATTGCTGCATTAGTAGTAGAAGATCCTTATATTGCGTATGTTAAAATAGCACGATTGATGGATACTACCCCTAAACCATCAAAAAACATTGCATCTGGAGCTATAATTGCTTCAGATGCAATTTTAGGTCAAAGAGTAGGGATTGGCGCTAATGCAGTTATAGAATCTGAAGTAATTTTAGGTGATGATGTAATCATTGGTCCCGGTAGTTTCGTAGGAAAAAAAACAAGAATAGGAACAGGTACACGTTTATGGGCTAATGTTACTATATATCATGAAGTAGAAATTGGTGAATGCTGCTTAATACAATCTGGAGCTATAATTGGTTCTGATGGATTTGGGTATATTAATGACCATGGTGTGTGGATTAAAATTCCTCATTTAGGAACAGTAAAAATTGGAAATAATGTGGAAATAGGTGCTTGTACTACTATTGACCGTGGAACATTAGATGATACTAAAATTGAAAACGGAGTAATTATTGATAATCAGTGCCAAATTGCACATAATGTCATAATAGGCGCGCGCACTGCAATAGCAGGGGGTGTCATTATGGCTGGGAGTTTAACAATCGGAAGAGATTGCATGATAGGCGGAGCTAGTGTAATTAATGGGCACATAAATATTTGTGATAAAGTCACGATAACCGGAATGGGTATGGTAATAAAAGCAATAACACAACCTGGTATTTACTCATCAGGTATTCCTGTCCAACTAAACACAGTATGGTGGAAAACTGCCGCGTTAATTATGCGGATTAGTAATATGAATAAACGTATAAAAACTATAGAAGAAAAATTAAAAAAACTATTGTTCCTATAAATTTTAAGATAATTAGGACAGCTTATTCTTCATCTTGTTAGAATGAACGGGATAGTATTGTTAATACGATTTATTACCTTTAGACAGGAATAGAAAACCTTGATTACTGATACTTGCGTTTTGCATATTGAGGAAGTTTTAGAACTTTTGCCGCATCGATTTCCATTTTTGCTAGTTGATCGTGTACTAAATTTTGAAAAAGGAAAATTTTTAAGAGCGGTAAAAAATGTTTCCTTTAATGAACCATTTTTTCAAGGTCATTTTCCGGGAAAACCCATTTTTCCTGGAGTATTAATTTTAGAGGCTATGGCTCAAGCCACAGGCATCTTAGCCTTTAAAAGTACAGGTAAATTAGCTCCGGGAGAATTATATTATTTTGCTGCAATTGATGCAGCTCGATTCAAGCGCCCAGTACAACCTGGTGATCAAATGATACTTGATGTGGAATTTATTAAAGAAAGACGTGGTATTGCACGCTTTAAAGGAATCGCTACAGTAAACGAAGAAATGGCTTGTGAAGCATCAATGATGTGCGCTCGTAGAAAGGAAATTTAAACTGATGATTCATCAATCTGCCATCATACATCCTAGTTCTATAATAGAAGAAGGAGCTATAATACACGATAACGTACATATCGGTCCATTTTGTTTTATTGGAGCGCAAGTTGAAATAGGGGCGCGAACTTTACTGAAATCTCATATTGTAATTAATGGCATTACTCAAATTGGAGAAGATAATCAAATTTATCAATTTGCTTCTCTTGGGGAAGTGAACCAAGATTTAAAATACGCAAAAGAATCTACGCGCATAGAGATTGGTCATTATAATCAGATTAGAGAAAGTGTCACTATTCACCGAGGCACTATACAAGGCAAAAAAGTTACCAAAATAGGAAATAGCAATTTATTTATGATTAACGTACATATTGCTCATGATTGCATAATAGGAGATCATTGTGTCATGGCTAACAACGTTACCCTAGGAGGGCACGTAAGAGTAGATAATCACACTATTATTGGAGGAATGACCGCGATCCATCAATTTTGTATTATTGGAACACATGTTATGATTGGAGGATGTTCTGGTGTAGTTCAAGATATCCCGCCATTCATAATAGCCCAAGGAAATCACGCAACACCTTTTGGATTAAACATTGAAGGTTTAAAACGGCGCGGTTTTAGTCGTTCCTCCGTACACGCTATTCGAGATGCTTATAAAATTTTATATCGTAGCAGTAAAACTGTTGAATCAGCTAAAGAGGCTTTAAAAGCCTTAGCAGCAGAACATCCAATTATCAATGAATTTGTAGATTTTTTAATACGCTCTCAACGAGGAATTATTCGTTAACAATGTCATCTATCGTCCCGTCCATGCATAATAATCGCACTATTATTATAGGTATAGTAGCAGGAGAAGCTTCTGGAGATATTTTAGGAGCAGGACTAATCCGTACATTAAAAAAATACTTAAAAAAAGTACGTTTTTTTGGTATTGGCGGTCCCTGTATGCAATCTGAAGATATGAAATCTTGGTATAATATAGAAGAATTATCAGTTATGGGTTTTGCTGAAATCGTTATGAAATTACCACGACTATTATATATTCGTAGAAATTTAGCTCGTAGATTTATTAACTTAAAACCTGATGTTTTCATTGGTATCGATTCTCCAGATTTTAATATTTCGTTAGAAAATCGTTTGAAAAAACGTGGAATTCGTACAATTCATTATGTTAGCCCATCAGTATGGGCATGGAGGAAAAAACGTATTTTTGCGCTTAAAAAAGCTACCGATAATATTTTGGTTATTTTGCCTTTTGAAAAAAAAATATACGATCACTTCAATATACCATGTCAATTTATTGGGCATTCATTAGCAGATCAAATACCACTTAATCCAAATAAAGTTTCTGCTCGTCAAAAATTAGGTATTCCTCATGACGTATATTGTTTAGCAGTATTACCAGGCAGCAGAATTAGGGAAATTAAAATGTTAGCTCATGATTTTTTAGTATGCGCTAAATTATTAAAAAATAATTTTCCTAATCTTGAAATTTTAGTGCCATTAACTAATCAGACATCTATAAAAAAATTTATTAGTGTTGCATCAACATCGGTTAAATATCGTGTTCTAAGCAACCAATCAGCATGGGAGATAATGATGGCAGCAGATGCTTCTTTAGTAACCGCTGGAACAGCAACTTTAGAATGTATGTTGGTCAAATGCCCCATGGTTGTAGCTTATCGCATGCATCCCTTAACATTCATGTTAGCCAAGCATTTTATAAATATTCCCTGGATATCACTACCTAATTTATTAGCAGGTCATGAATTGGTAAAAGAATTTATTCAAAATAACTGTCGTCCTGAAAATTTAGCACAGACATTAATTAATTTATTAAATAATAATAATCAACATATAGTATTGAAAAAAAAATTTAGACAATTACATCACAGCATTAGATGTAATGCAGATGAACAAGCAGCCTATGCGGTTTTGAGATTAATCAAATGACAACAATGTTATCTATTGTGCAAGTAAAAAATAATGAAATACCAAAAACACTATCTATCAAAAAATTTAAATTAATTGCAGGAGTAGATGAATCAGGATGTGGATCATTAGTTGGGTCAGTAATAGCTGCTGCAGTGATATTGCATTCAATACAACCAATTTCTGGATTAGCTGATTCCAAGACATTAAATAAAAATAAAAGACTCAATTTATATAAAAATATTATTAAAAATGCATTAGCCTGGAGCATCGGATATGCTGATGTTACAGAAATTGATCGTTCTAATATTTTAGAAGCTCGTTTATTAGCAATGAAACGAGCAGTGCATAATTTATCTGTTAAACCAGATTTAATTTTAATAGATGGAAATCGTTCTCCAGGATTTACAGAAATACCTTATCAATGTTTTAACAAAGGAGATGCTCGGATAGCAATTATAAGCGCAGCTTCCATTATAGCTAAAGTTACGCGTGATCAAGATATGATCATATTAGATAAGCAATATCCAAAATATGGATTTGCTCAAAACAAAGGA
This genomic interval from Candidatus Blochmanniella pennsylvanica str. BPEN contains the following:
- the lpxD gene encoding UDP-3-O-(3-hydroxymyristoyl)glucosamine N-acyltransferase, translated to MIEMRLSDLAQQLNAKLHGDENIIITGVASINNAQVGHITFLKDQRFLSQLSSCRASAVILSKNNLIFCKIAALVVEDPYIAYVKIARLMDTTPKPSKNIASGAIIASDAILGQRVGIGANAVIESEVILGDDVIIGPGSFVGKKTRIGTGTRLWANVTIYHEVEIGECCLIQSGAIIGSDGFGYINDHGVWIKIPHLGTVKIGNNVEIGACTTIDRGTLDDTKIENGVIIDNQCQIAHNVIIGARTAIAGGVIMAGSLTIGRDCMIGGASVINGHINICDKVTITGMGMVIKAITQPGIYSSGIPVQLNTVWWKTAALIMRISNMNKRIKTIEEKLKKLLFL
- the fabZ gene encoding 3-hydroxyacyl-ACP dehydratase FabZ, which gives rise to MITDTCVLHIEEVLELLPHRFPFLLVDRVLNFEKGKFLRAVKNVSFNEPFFQGHFPGKPIFPGVLILEAMAQATGILAFKSTGKLAPGELYYFAAIDAARFKRPVQPGDQMILDVEFIKERRGIARFKGIATVNEEMACEASMMCARRKEI
- the lpxA gene encoding acyl-ACP--UDP-N-acetylglucosamine O-acyltransferase → MIHQSAIIHPSSIIEEGAIIHDNVHIGPFCFIGAQVEIGARTLLKSHIVINGITQIGEDNQIYQFASLGEVNQDLKYAKESTRIEIGHYNQIRESVTIHRGTIQGKKVTKIGNSNLFMINVHIAHDCIIGDHCVMANNVTLGGHVRVDNHTIIGGMTAIHQFCIIGTHVMIGGCSGVVQDIPPFIIAQGNHATPFGLNIEGLKRRGFSRSSVHAIRDAYKILYRSSKTVESAKEALKALAAEHPIINEFVDFLIRSQRGIIR
- the lpxB gene encoding lipid-A-disaccharide synthase yields the protein MHNNRTIIIGIVAGEASGDILGAGLIRTLKKYLKKVRFFGIGGPCMQSEDMKSWYNIEELSVMGFAEIVMKLPRLLYIRRNLARRFINLKPDVFIGIDSPDFNISLENRLKKRGIRTIHYVSPSVWAWRKKRIFALKKATDNILVILPFEKKIYDHFNIPCQFIGHSLADQIPLNPNKVSARQKLGIPHDVYCLAVLPGSRIREIKMLAHDFLVCAKLLKNNFPNLEILVPLTNQTSIKKFISVASTSVKYRVLSNQSAWEIMMAADASLVTAGTATLECMLVKCPMVVAYRMHPLTFMLAKHFINIPWISLPNLLAGHELVKEFIQNNCRPENLAQTLINLLNNNNQHIVLKKKFRQLHHSIRCNADEQAAYAVLRLIK
- the rnhB gene encoding ribonuclease HII, whose protein sequence is MTTMLSIVQVKNNEIPKTLSIKKFKLIAGVDESGCGSLVGSVIAAAVILHSIQPISGLADSKTLNKNKRLNLYKNIIKNALAWSIGYADVTEIDRSNILEARLLAMKRAVHNLSVKPDLILIDGNRSPGFTEIPYQCFNKGDARIAIISAASIIAKVTRDQDMIILDKQYPKYGFAQNKGYPTFFHLKQLALYGPISQHRKSFAPVKHVISDINRKL